One window of the Shewanella maritima genome contains the following:
- a CDS encoding LamG-like jellyroll fold domain-containing protein has translation MSEYTAGGSSIGLIVANANDVGDFVTYKIIAGNTDNAFVVDALSGALSISSAKSRLDYEEQSQYDLTVQVTDTYGASTVATVSVEVNDVEFISHSFSADLSATESTFGSTAFTDILHVATMNEIAGGEVSTADIDPIQAPGIEYPPGFDVANPENWQKKIEDTTKNVQGLFEMNLGVHLFFEPRLSMQTGQVVSDIPVSMDLAYADEIQVGQETLITSKVNIDNYAEFTATSPAFEFDFALGVKDLSFGVKSDIILDKHGDPLNKQTALDEGSFEVTLKSDELAVVSRHCLQTLGQPACLIGSESDETQPLRMSASIDADDWFEQELYYKTSWKAWYHGASGQAISHNVEECREDFFYPAGEDLFYRYNFEMLDTFLSVYADIKQDFYLEVRPISRLTLEDGSELVFKGDEDIRFTPEQYHDVNNDGVIDANLTVNLYSVFYNDTKTSMGARLPFQMGIADWNIQEAVCTSTNVYLYQQSGAMYEKGTFGPVFDFEFGFHVEELSLTEWKWDEAAEALASPFVKKSESVEPLPPYLYNDNEWLLAHEKVSKDISFDLCNQDGECGQPVLSFHNNAPTATDVVVTGEHTAKRALAASYVYSDYEGDAESKSVHQWFIATDSAGSDEAPIVGETTLSYTPSIAEVGKYVRYCVRPNDGSSLGFVSCSSWQQIGTPFYQDGSILTGFGQAAVFDGVTQSLLQENYGMFNPDNSFTIELWLNVNELNSTTHNNVIVFKNGSLGRAALRVKDDGSLRVKVTDTTFYTTQSVSLNSWHHVAMTYDSTTGQLTTYLDGDEVISVTDSSTFGASDIVWGANKNRGNSLFNGKLDELRVWSKAKTADEVKQGMLAGVSLSDPELLSYVDFEGADTYNISERVGNVAVSAQDSLAVDKHRSFAVLDGNDDYVEIEHNTRLSFSKQNFSVQAWVYVTGDADYERSVISKISASNTERGWSLRIDNNNRPNFRYVTKPLGQLGDSKRVVFDFTSDIALNNEQWYHLAATVDRNNRIAKLYLDGAEVQFKNLDSSEVTSNTVPMRIGAFSGSGAGGYFEGLIDDVAIWKRVLTQDEIQACMQGMQPGCENDLMVKYDFENKSADNKLSYNYPGSLVNGAHTEDSFIVTFNAKNGETLYGALPVGDGVAFELMDSPNNGTIYLDEYTGEFEYIPNVDNPKPVIHLAILFMTLTMVTALNAR, from the coding sequence GTGAGTGAATACACGGCTGGTGGCTCGTCGATTGGACTGATTGTCGCCAACGCCAATGATGTTGGCGACTTCGTTACCTATAAAATCATTGCTGGCAATACTGATAACGCTTTTGTAGTAGATGCACTTAGCGGTGCGTTATCAATAAGTAGTGCTAAATCGCGACTCGATTACGAGGAGCAAAGTCAGTATGACTTAACTGTGCAGGTGACAGATACATACGGCGCATCTACTGTGGCGACAGTGTCTGTTGAAGTTAATGATGTCGAGTTTATCAGCCACTCATTCAGCGCTGATTTAAGTGCAACAGAAAGTACCTTTGGCTCAACAGCATTTACAGACATTCTGCATGTGGCCACCATGAATGAAATAGCTGGTGGCGAGGTATCAACTGCAGATATTGATCCTATTCAGGCTCCGGGTATTGAGTATCCACCCGGGTTTGATGTTGCTAATCCTGAAAATTGGCAAAAGAAGATCGAAGATACAACCAAAAATGTACAAGGCCTGTTCGAAATGAACTTAGGCGTACATCTGTTCTTTGAGCCTCGTTTAAGCATGCAAACTGGACAAGTTGTGTCAGACATACCTGTGAGTATGGATCTTGCCTATGCCGACGAAATACAAGTGGGCCAAGAAACCTTAATCACTTCAAAGGTAAATATCGATAACTATGCGGAATTCACAGCAACGTCACCCGCGTTCGAGTTTGACTTTGCCTTAGGGGTTAAGGATTTATCTTTTGGTGTTAAATCAGACATCATTCTTGATAAGCATGGTGACCCACTCAACAAGCAAACTGCATTAGATGAAGGTTCATTTGAGGTAACGCTAAAATCAGATGAATTGGCGGTGGTGAGTAGACACTGTTTGCAAACGCTAGGGCAACCAGCATGTTTAATTGGCTCAGAATCAGATGAAACCCAGCCATTAAGGATGTCAGCTTCGATTGATGCCGATGACTGGTTCGAGCAAGAGTTGTATTACAAAACATCCTGGAAAGCTTGGTACCATGGTGCTAGTGGCCAAGCCATTAGTCATAACGTAGAAGAGTGCCGCGAAGATTTCTTCTATCCTGCGGGTGAGGATCTTTTCTACCGCTATAACTTTGAGATGTTAGATACTTTCTTAAGTGTTTATGCCGATATTAAACAGGACTTTTACCTTGAGGTTCGCCCAATATCACGCTTAACACTTGAAGATGGTAGCGAGCTTGTCTTTAAAGGTGATGAAGATATCCGCTTTACACCTGAGCAATACCACGATGTAAACAATGACGGTGTAATCGATGCAAACCTAACCGTGAACTTGTATTCAGTTTTCTATAACGACACTAAGACAAGTATGGGCGCAAGGTTACCATTCCAAATGGGTATTGCAGACTGGAATATTCAAGAAGCCGTTTGTACTTCAACAAACGTTTACTTGTACCAGCAATCAGGTGCCATGTATGAGAAAGGCACGTTCGGGCCTGTATTTGACTTTGAATTTGGCTTCCATGTTGAAGAGCTTTCTTTAACTGAGTGGAAGTGGGATGAAGCAGCTGAAGCACTAGCTTCTCCGTTTGTTAAAAAGTCTGAGTCTGTAGAGCCTCTCCCACCTTATCTTTATAACGACAACGAATGGTTATTGGCCCATGAAAAGGTCAGTAAAGATATCTCGTTCGACTTGTGTAATCAGGACGGTGAGTGTGGCCAACCTGTGCTTTCTTTCCACAATAATGCGCCAACAGCGACAGATGTAGTAGTAACCGGTGAGCACACGGCTAAGCGTGCGTTGGCAGCGAGTTATGTTTACAGCGATTATGAAGGCGATGCGGAAAGCAAGTCAGTACATCAGTGGTTTATAGCAACAGATAGCGCAGGCAGTGATGAAGCGCCAATTGTTGGTGAGACAACGCTTTCATACACGCCGAGTATTGCTGAAGTAGGCAAGTATGTCAGGTACTGCGTACGCCCAAATGATGGTTCTAGTCTAGGGTTTGTAAGCTGTAGTAGCTGGCAGCAAATTGGCACACCTTTCTATCAAGATGGCTCAATCTTAACTGGCTTTGGTCAAGCGGCTGTTTTTGATGGTGTGACACAATCATTGCTACAAGAAAACTACGGCATGTTTAACCCAGATAACTCATTCACCATTGAGTTGTGGTTAAACGTCAATGAACTCAATTCGACGACCCATAACAATGTGATTGTCTTTAAAAATGGCAGTCTTGGTCGCGCGGCATTACGTGTGAAAGATGATGGCAGTTTACGTGTCAAAGTCACTGACACCACGTTCTATACCACACAATCTGTTAGCCTTAACAGCTGGCACCATGTGGCGATGACTTACGACAGCACAACAGGGCAATTAACCACTTATCTTGATGGTGATGAGGTGATATCTGTAACAGATAGTTCAACCTTTGGTGCATCGGATATTGTTTGGGGAGCCAACAAGAACCGTGGTAATAGCTTATTTAACGGTAAGCTAGATGAGCTAAGAGTCTGGTCTAAGGCCAAGACAGCAGATGAGGTCAAGCAAGGGATGTTAGCGGGCGTGAGCTTGTCTGATCCTGAGTTATTGTCTTATGTCGATTTTGAAGGTGCTGATACTTACAACATTAGTGAGCGCGTGGGTAACGTGGCTGTTTCTGCCCAAGACTCATTAGCCGTTGACAAGCATCGTTCATTTGCCGTGTTAGATGGTAATGATGACTATGTTGAGATAGAACACAACACTAGATTAAGTTTTTCGAAGCAGAACTTCTCAGTGCAAGCTTGGGTGTACGTAACTGGTGATGCAGATTACGAGCGAAGTGTGATCAGTAAAATTTCAGCATCTAACACCGAGAGAGGTTGGTCGCTTAGGATTGATAACAACAATCGCCCTAACTTTAGATATGTGACTAAACCGCTTGGTCAATTAGGTGATAGTAAACGTGTCGTGTTTGACTTTACCTCTGATATCGCATTAAACAATGAGCAGTGGTATCACTTGGCGGCAACGGTCGATCGCAACAACCGAATAGCTAAACTGTATCTTGATGGTGCAGAGGTTCAATTTAAGAATTTAGACAGCTCAGAGGTGACTAGCAATACCGTACCTATGCGTATCGGCGCTTTTAGTGGCAGTGGTGCAGGAGGTTACTTTGAGGGGTTGATTGATGATGTTGCTATTTGGAAAAGGGTTCTGACTCAAGATGAGATTCAAGCTTGTATGCAAGGTATGCAACCCGGTTGTGAGAATGATCTGATGGTGAAATATGACTTTGAAAATAAGAGTGCCGATAACAAGCTGAGTTATAACTACCCTGGTAGCTTGGTTAATGGTGCCCATACCGAAGATTCATTTATTGTGACCTTTAACGCGAAAAATGGTGAAACCCTGTATGGAGCGTTACCAGTCGGTGATGGCGTAGCCTTTGAGTTAATGGATTCGCCAAATAACGGCACAATTTACCTCGATGAATACACTGGTGAGTTTGAATACATACCAAATGTTGATAACCCCAAACCAGTGATTCATTTAGCTATATTGTTTATGACATTAACGATGGTTACAGCTTTAAACGCACGGTAA
- a CDS encoding cadherin domain-containing protein codes for MNNSLVISSLVLSLGAISSLSAATLPPLTITVDENTKTNTRIGEIKFFDGEANSSFTIEVGSSSIENWATNGEAFEPIAFYNQFTQTPILFSQIQTNSSYKVSYDVYTNSYTGTVEKAGSEFLLRARHQGVSATGFEAILESELDKRGTSAVTAINNKGAELLGWMAVSDSRQGVWGEMPFEVTSTGLNVTHSEYSQSFTAPMTDTPNILTTITSYSEIAQAGVAINKVSDNNVKLFVDEIDDGSHAAEEISVFAVQGSGILKDVNGTSIGETGAVEVADTGRDAVFTVNLLRQYTNPVVFVQAVGIDGTINDAAIRLSQVGSHFFTGYLHDISESVVPNKHGQFTLHYKVFEQGSWDIPVEQYQYAIVAGNDTGAFSVDAATGKIRIADQTQIDYESGIHSFNFTVRVTDGRGNEYDTEVTVNVNDINDSLNNNAQTIAGLAQDDWSGFGLAPAGDVNGDGFDDVIVGVPHDDNNGEDAGRAYVLFSNASGVLPDFETVLSGSGGFVINGAKAGDKAGFSVNGGADINGDGLADIIVGAPFADNNGLNSGSVYVVFGKPDTAPVELLAFNDGGNLQGYAIHGAYKHDYVGGSVLVGDVNGDGLADVIAGETQTRFVVGNEAFSISGIAEDANYSDPHMAYVVYGKADSNVQYLSEVALDNNSSGFVVKDDGRAPFKDWPFGALVMPSGDFNSDGLTDVIISHGILGRESGVNKLLFGRVGGAAVDYGKISSEKHGININAEYAGNYAFASNLSSITVTPGFVSASIGDINADGIDDMALLAPDDGCCNSWEHPRAYIIFGTLANVDIDLAAIAQGQGGFVIHNDASNIDFKGMQIVIGSIGGAGDLNGDGYDDIIIGDPFAEDEKGRVYAVYGSAQTQPVYLSEVIETSRGYYATGNGGEMLGQWIASAGDINGDGIKDIQFGTPSASTNNLTRNGAIYVLKGDGSQITIRGTDLDDTINGDSNNNYIATGTGNDAVFSKGGQDAIYTGPGNDTIVISDDSFVRIDAGGGTDTVVYDGQGIHLNLTSAASKVRSVEVFDIRGSGANELSLNKSVSSNSKLRILGDADDGVFAANNQWQDTGNVQVIDNVEYSVFQVGAAQMLVQTG; via the coding sequence ATGAACAACTCTTTAGTGATAAGTTCTTTGGTATTAAGCCTAGGAGCTATATCTTCGCTCAGTGCTGCAACCTTGCCACCACTGACGATAACAGTTGATGAAAATACTAAAACCAATACAAGAATTGGTGAAATTAAGTTCTTTGATGGTGAAGCAAATAGCAGTTTTACCATTGAAGTCGGTAGCAGCAGTATTGAAAACTGGGCTACTAACGGTGAAGCGTTTGAGCCAATCGCGTTTTATAACCAATTTACTCAAACCCCTATTTTATTTAGCCAAATTCAAACAAATAGCAGCTATAAAGTTTCTTATGATGTGTATACCAACTCGTATACCGGCACGGTTGAAAAAGCCGGTAGCGAGTTTTTGCTGCGTGCACGTCATCAAGGTGTATCTGCAACAGGCTTTGAAGCTATTTTAGAGTCTGAGTTAGATAAGCGTGGCACCAGTGCTGTCACTGCGATTAACAATAAAGGTGCGGAGCTACTTGGTTGGATGGCTGTAAGCGACAGTCGTCAAGGTGTTTGGGGAGAGATGCCTTTTGAAGTTACGTCAACTGGGTTGAATGTGACTCACAGTGAGTATTCTCAAAGCTTTACTGCGCCGATGACAGATACGCCAAATATCTTAACTACTATCACTAGTTACTCAGAGATCGCTCAGGCTGGCGTAGCAATTAATAAAGTCAGCGATAACAACGTTAAGTTATTTGTCGATGAGATTGATGATGGCAGTCATGCCGCTGAAGAAATCAGTGTTTTTGCTGTTCAAGGTAGTGGCATTTTAAAAGATGTTAACGGCACTAGCATTGGTGAAACGGGCGCTGTTGAAGTAGCTGACACTGGTCGAGATGCAGTATTCACGGTTAACCTGCTAAGGCAATACACCAACCCTGTGGTATTTGTTCAAGCTGTAGGTATCGATGGCACCATTAATGATGCGGCAATTCGCCTGAGTCAGGTTGGTAGTCACTTCTTTACTGGTTACTTGCACGATATCAGTGAGTCAGTTGTACCCAACAAACATGGCCAATTTACCTTGCATTATAAGGTGTTTGAGCAAGGTAGTTGGGATATTCCTGTAGAGCAATATCAATATGCCATTGTTGCTGGCAATGACACTGGTGCATTTAGCGTAGATGCGGCAACTGGCAAAATCCGCATTGCTGATCAAACCCAAATTGATTATGAGTCTGGAATTCATTCCTTTAACTTTACAGTGCGCGTGACAGATGGTCGTGGCAATGAATACGACACTGAAGTGACCGTGAATGTAAATGACATCAATGATTCACTCAATAACAACGCTCAAACCATTGCAGGTTTGGCACAAGACGATTGGTCTGGTTTTGGTCTTGCGCCTGCGGGTGATGTTAATGGTGACGGTTTTGACGACGTTATAGTTGGTGTGCCTCATGATGACAACAATGGCGAAGATGCTGGTCGAGCTTACGTATTATTCAGTAATGCTTCAGGCGTGTTACCAGACTTTGAAACCGTGCTTTCTGGCTCAGGTGGTTTCGTTATTAACGGCGCAAAGGCTGGTGACAAAGCTGGTTTTAGTGTTAACGGTGGCGCAGATATAAATGGCGACGGTCTAGCTGACATTATCGTAGGTGCACCCTTTGCCGACAATAACGGGCTGAATTCGGGCTCGGTTTATGTGGTGTTTGGTAAGCCTGATACCGCGCCTGTTGAACTACTAGCTTTTAATGATGGCGGCAACTTACAAGGTTACGCTATTCATGGTGCTTACAAGCACGATTATGTCGGTGGCAGTGTACTTGTTGGCGATGTAAACGGTGACGGTTTGGCTGATGTTATTGCTGGTGAAACCCAGACTCGTTTTGTTGTTGGCAATGAAGCTTTTTCTATCAGTGGTATTGCAGAAGATGCCAACTACAGCGACCCGCATATGGCCTATGTGGTTTATGGCAAAGCTGATAGTAATGTTCAATACCTTTCTGAAGTTGCCTTAGACAACAACAGCAGTGGCTTTGTGGTTAAAGATGATGGCCGCGCACCTTTTAAAGATTGGCCGTTTGGCGCCTTGGTTATGCCATCGGGCGACTTTAACAGTGATGGCCTTACTGACGTAATTATTTCACACGGTATTCTAGGTCGCGAAAGCGGCGTGAATAAGCTGCTATTTGGACGTGTCGGTGGCGCCGCAGTTGATTACGGTAAAATTTCATCTGAAAAGCATGGCATCAACATTAACGCTGAATATGCCGGTAACTATGCGTTTGCTTCAAACCTTTCTTCAATCACAGTGACGCCAGGATTTGTTTCGGCAAGTATTGGCGACATTAATGCCGACGGCATTGATGATATGGCGCTGCTGGCGCCTGATGATGGCTGCTGTAACAGTTGGGAACACCCTCGTGCGTACATTATTTTCGGCACCCTCGCCAATGTAGATATTGACTTGGCAGCTATTGCTCAAGGGCAAGGTGGCTTTGTTATTCATAACGATGCATCAAATATCGACTTTAAAGGCATGCAAATCGTTATTGGCTCAATTGGTGGTGCGGGTGACCTAAATGGTGATGGCTATGACGACATAATTATTGGCGACCCGTTTGCCGAAGATGAAAAAGGTCGCGTTTATGCAGTGTATGGATCTGCGCAAACTCAGCCAGTTTATTTAAGCGAAGTTATTGAAACATCTCGTGGTTACTACGCAACTGGTAATGGCGGCGAAATGTTAGGTCAATGGATTGCGAGCGCTGGTGATATCAATGGTGACGGCATTAAAGACATCCAGTTCGGTACGCCATCTGCATCTACCAATAATTTAACCCGCAACGGCGCGATATATGTTCTAAAAGGCGACGGTAGCCAAATTACGATAAGGGGTACAGACCTTGATGACACTATCAATGGTGATAGCAACAATAATTACATTGCTACAGGTACTGGTAATGACGCGGTTTTCAGCAAAGGCGGTCAAGACGCCATTTATACAGGGCCAGGAAATGACACAATTGTTATTAGTGATGATTCTTTTGTACGTATTGATGCTGGCGGCGGCACTGACACTGTGGTGTATGATGGTCAGGGAATTCATTTAAACCTAACTTCTGCCGCCTCTAAAGTACGTAGTGTCGAAGTGTTTGATATCCGTGGTTCTGGCGCCAACGAGTTATCGCTCAATAAAAGTGTTAGTAGCAATTCTAAATTGCGTATTTTGGGGGACGCAGATGATGGCGTATTCGCCGCGAATAACCAGTGGCAAGACACCGGCAATGTGCAGGTAATTGATAATGTAGAGTACAGTGTATTCCAGGTGGGCGCCGCGCAAATGTTGGTGCAGACGGGGTAG
- a CDS encoding redoxin domain-containing protein yields MISKKLLSVTILLLGFIGNVAAAVKVDQAAPNFSLANAKGQQVQLSDFKGKYVVLEWTNHLCPYVQKHYDSDNIPSMQREYTQKDIVWLSIISSAEGKQGYIDAAKSDELTASRNAAPTHVLFDPEGDVGKLYGAKTTPHMYIIDPAGTLKYAGGIDSIKSANPADIAKADNYVEFAMAELLAGKNVSKKLTPPYGCSVKYKG; encoded by the coding sequence ATGATTAGCAAGAAACTACTCTCAGTCACTATTTTGTTACTGGGCTTTATCGGCAATGTCGCAGCTGCAGTGAAGGTAGATCAAGCTGCACCTAACTTTAGCTTAGCTAACGCTAAAGGTCAGCAAGTTCAACTTTCAGACTTTAAGGGTAAGTATGTGGTGCTTGAGTGGACTAATCACTTATGTCCTTATGTTCAAAAACATTATGACAGCGACAATATTCCAAGCATGCAGCGCGAATATACTCAAAAAGATATTGTGTGGTTATCGATTATTTCATCAGCCGAAGGCAAGCAAGGTTATATTGATGCTGCTAAATCTGATGAATTAACCGCGTCGCGCAATGCTGCGCCAACTCACGTACTGTTTGACCCAGAAGGTGACGTAGGCAAGTTATATGGCGCTAAAACCACACCACATATGTATATTATCGACCCTGCTGGGACCCTTAAATATGCTGGCGGTATTGATAGCATAAAATCAGCAAATCCTGCTGATATTGCTAAAGCCGATAATTACGTAGAGTTTGCTATGGCAGAGTTGCTAGCAGGTAAAAATGTCAGTAAAAAGCTAACCCCACCTTATGGATGCTCTGTGAAATACAAAGGGTAA
- a CDS encoding protein-disulfide reductase DsbD family protein has product MNYLKTLLFIVGLLCISTPYKVHGQASAKGDHIEVALVSENQQLSPDKTNWIGVLLTPEEHWHTYWQNPGDSGEAPTVEWSASVPLSFGDILWPIPQQIPVAHLVNYGYDGQVLLMVPVELSNADKLAEQVDIKVSLSWLVCQEDCIPGWADLTLSLPVSVNTQESSYAPLFAQTREQLPNDTQLTAKFEITEQHLAVSYQAPFESDWQLLPLRSDVAQHNQKQSVVSEAGFNNQVIARSDYFVGDAQTLKFLMTDGQSGYYVNAHLNDNQQQAADALWVILIMAFVGGLILNIMPCVLPVLSFKAMAIGQQDMTIIQKLGYGIGVLVCFNLFATMIIVLKSSGEAVGWGFHMQEPAVIAFLAFLFVFIALILMDIAPSGARLAGVGQSLIAGNGFASQFFTGVLAVIVASPCTAPFMAAALGVALVSPPITTYMIFTALALGFALPLTLLFISPVFAKLLPKPGAWMNTFKHLLVFPMLATVAWLVWVYLGQTSSFAQFGLLLALVGFALFIWLSSVLKGVYSLSSLILALVILLGALFNGAQTQALPTDSAHEAYSPEKLAQLRNNGQLVLVNMTADWCITCKVNEQVAFSTKQVQLALQQNQVHYLVGDWTNKNDMIFNYLKQYQRSGVPLYVMYAGNDYEQVLPQILTPEMVVTAINTAKKEVNHD; this is encoded by the coding sequence ATGAACTACTTGAAAACACTCCTTTTTATTGTTGGCTTACTTTGCATATCGACACCTTATAAAGTTCACGGGCAAGCCAGTGCGAAAGGGGATCATATTGAAGTTGCTTTAGTGAGTGAGAATCAGCAGTTAAGTCCTGATAAAACTAATTGGATTGGTGTGTTACTTACGCCTGAAGAACACTGGCATACCTATTGGCAGAACCCTGGTGATTCAGGGGAAGCACCAACTGTTGAATGGAGCGCCTCAGTGCCTTTATCTTTTGGGGATATTTTATGGCCAATACCCCAGCAAATTCCTGTCGCCCACCTGGTTAACTATGGTTATGACGGGCAAGTACTGCTTATGGTGCCTGTTGAATTGTCGAATGCTGACAAGCTTGCAGAGCAAGTAGATATCAAGGTGTCACTGTCTTGGTTAGTGTGCCAAGAAGACTGTATTCCGGGTTGGGCTGATTTAACTCTTTCGTTGCCTGTGTCTGTAAACACCCAAGAGTCTAGCTACGCGCCATTATTTGCCCAAACCCGCGAGCAATTACCTAACGATACTCAGCTAACCGCAAAATTTGAAATTACTGAGCAACACCTTGCTGTGTCTTATCAAGCACCGTTTGAATCAGATTGGCAGTTACTGCCGCTGCGCTCAGACGTGGCGCAGCACAATCAAAAGCAATCTGTCGTTAGCGAAGCTGGCTTTAACAACCAAGTGATTGCCAGATCAGACTACTTTGTGGGTGACGCGCAAACCTTGAAGTTTTTAATGACAGACGGTCAATCTGGCTACTATGTTAACGCACACCTAAATGATAACCAGCAGCAAGCGGCCGATGCTTTATGGGTCATTTTAATAATGGCGTTTGTTGGTGGGTTAATCCTAAATATTATGCCTTGCGTATTACCAGTATTGTCGTTTAAAGCCATGGCTATTGGTCAACAAGACATGACCATTATCCAAAAGCTTGGCTACGGCATTGGTGTACTGGTGTGCTTTAACTTGTTTGCCACCATGATTATTGTGTTGAAAAGCTCAGGCGAAGCGGTAGGTTGGGGTTTTCATATGCAAGAGCCAGCAGTTATCGCTTTTTTAGCTTTCTTGTTTGTGTTTATTGCATTGATCTTGATGGATATTGCGCCATCAGGAGCAAGGCTTGCGGGAGTCGGGCAATCACTGATTGCAGGAAACGGCTTTGCTAGTCAGTTTTTTACCGGTGTATTGGCGGTTATCGTAGCCTCACCTTGCACCGCACCATTTATGGCTGCGGCGTTAGGGGTTGCTTTGGTGAGTCCACCTATCACCACTTATATGATTTTTACGGCTCTCGCACTTGGTTTTGCTCTGCCTTTAACCTTGTTATTTATCTCGCCAGTTTTTGCCAAACTATTGCCAAAACCAGGGGCGTGGATGAACACCTTTAAGCATTTATTGGTGTTCCCTATGCTAGCTACAGTTGCCTGGTTAGTGTGGGTTTACCTGGGGCAAACAAGCAGTTTTGCCCAGTTTGGTTTGCTATTAGCTTTAGTGGGATTCGCGCTGTTTATTTGGTTGAGTAGCGTGTTAAAGGGAGTGTATAGCCTTAGCAGTTTGATATTGGCTTTAGTCATACTACTAGGTGCGTTATTTAATGGTGCCCAAACGCAAGCGTTACCAACAGACAGTGCACATGAAGCTTACTCCCCTGAAAAGTTAGCGCAACTGCGAAATAATGGACAGCTTGTACTGGTCAATATGACTGCAGACTGGTGCATTACTTGTAAAGTGAATGAGCAGGTCGCCTTCAGTACAAAGCAGGTGCAGCTGGCTTTGCAGCAAAACCAGGTCCATTATCTAGTCGGCGATTGGACCAATAAAAATGACATGATTTTTAACTATTTAAAGCAATATCAACGCTCTGGCGTGCCGTTATATGTCATGTATGCCGGTAATGATTATGAGCAGGTATTGCCACAAATTTTAACGCCAGAAATGGTAGTAACAGCGATTAACACAGCAAAAAAGGAAGTGAATCATGATTAG
- a CDS encoding efflux RND transporter periplasmic adaptor subunit produces the protein MRIALLLLVMLSSAANATDYLIGEIKAKAEVNVMAQVDGLVNHYDVEFGEQVTQFQRLLAFDATDPKLELALAQANRDLAEVDSQLKAKQLTRLQQLNAKKTVTDSELEEQLRQTQISQVQLRVQQQNLAIAKRNLDKHTVHAPFAASVIERYVEVGQWVSVGEPLYRLADISTVLIQANLVEQDIAQLALGQAIKVYVPAIEKQFETSVIRLADAPQQDGSGYRIELELANLEGQLKPGYRAELRLEQGGVE, from the coding sequence ATGCGTATTGCTTTGTTGCTGCTAGTCATGCTGTCGTCAGCAGCCAATGCCACCGATTACCTCATAGGTGAAATTAAAGCGAAAGCGGAAGTGAATGTAATGGCTCAGGTCGATGGACTAGTCAATCATTACGATGTTGAATTTGGCGAACAGGTTACTCAATTCCAACGACTTTTAGCGTTCGATGCCACAGACCCAAAATTAGAATTAGCTTTGGCCCAGGCTAACCGTGACCTTGCCGAGGTTGATAGTCAATTAAAAGCAAAGCAACTGACCCGCCTACAACAGCTCAATGCCAAGAAAACCGTGACCGATAGCGAGCTAGAGGAGCAATTACGGCAAACGCAGATAAGTCAGGTTCAGCTTAGGGTACAACAACAAAACCTTGCTATCGCTAAGCGCAATCTCGACAAACACACAGTTCACGCCCCTTTTGCTGCAAGCGTAATTGAACGTTACGTGGAAGTTGGTCAATGGGTAAGTGTTGGTGAGCCTCTTTACCGACTGGCAGATATCAGCACGGTATTAATTCAAGCTAATTTGGTTGAGCAAGATATCGCACAACTGGCGTTAGGTCAGGCAATTAAAGTTTATGTACCAGCTATCGAAAAGCAGTTTGAAACCAGCGTAATTCGCCTTGCCGACGCGCCGCAACAAGATGGTAGCGGCTATCGCATCGAGCTTGAACTTGCCAACCTAGAAGGGCAATTAAAACCAGGCTATCGCGCAGAGTTGCGCCTTGAACAAGGGGGCGTGGAGTGA